Genomic window (Vigna radiata var. radiata cultivar VC1973A chromosome 1, Vradiata_ver6, whole genome shotgun sequence):
NNNNNNNNNNNNNNNNNNNNNNNNNNNNNNNNNNNNNNNNNNNNNNNNNNNNNNNNNNNNNNNNNNNNNNNNNNNNNNNNNNNNNNNNNNNNNNNNNNNNNNNNNNNNAGATAAGATTGTTGGCTAATtgaggaacatgtaaaacatccttcaatacaatagatgagtccaaaattatattcccaGAGCCGCATATAGGAATACCCTGACCATTCGTAActgtaataagttgttctttatttcttttaccatatgagtcgaaggacacactaaaaggtgtcatatgatcagttgcaCCCGAATCAAGAATCCAAATGCCTTGAGACAAATGATCAACAGTATTGAggcaaatcttaccttttatggacaaaGTGCATGATCTAGAGGACTTACTCATTGATTCATCCATTGCTttcaaaggaataatttttacttcagaTATCCTATAGAACGCAACGAGGGATTCTCCAAGATGATGACGGTGTATGGGTCACACTGAGAAAAAAGGAGCAGAACTTAAACAACCAGATCTACTCAAGAAAAGGTCAAATGGGTTGTCACAAACCCTAGGAACAGACTCAGGAGTCTCCAACGACTCTTTTGTGGCGGTGAcggcgagtgggtctcgccggaAAAAAAGGAGCAAAACTTAAAACTCAGATCTGCTCAAATACAGCCCAAACGAGTCGTCACCGACCCTAGGAATGGACTCAGGACACTCCGGCGACCCTGTTTGTGGTGGCGCcggcgagtgggtctcgccggaGGTAGGCGCGTGGGCTACACGCGCCGGCGACTTTGGAGGCGCGTGGCGGCGCGTGGAGGCTCCTCTGACGGAGCGACTTCCAGCGTTGTGGTCATCGGAGTTGGGCACacctttctgccctatcaacGACCTCAACCGGCGATGGCTGCAGCGGCGGTGGTCGGACAGCGGCGGTGGTCGGACAGCGGCGGCGACGATTGTGCAGCGGAATGGAGTTCCAAGATCggaagctcttgataccaagtagaaaataatattaaaatttattatttagaatttgattgaaaatacattctcatatcctctatttgtaacaatctaattctcctagaaaaggaaatagagaaactagaaaacaaaataaaataaaagattatatgaCTACTTTCTCTAATTAAGAAGATTCTAAAtaaatcttctctaattacaacacatACAATAACTACAGACGTATTTATTTCACCACATCATGATGATAAATACATAGTTATTCTCCTcacaatacattatttttattccttATAAAATATCACCCTcgataatcaaatttatttctgGCAAGATTATATGTTAACCCCTATTTATTTTCCagaaaatacattatttttactaGACACAAGAAATCAATACAGATCCGTAACAGCTGGGATTTGACGAGCTTTGCACATAACTTCCAATGGGTTTTGCCTTGATATAGTGATTCCCTTTGCTTCAGTCATATCAATGTCTTCCTTACCAATTCGTTGCCACTCAAAACATTGAATCAATGAAGCCAAAGCTAATCCCACAGAACGTTGAGCCAAGTTGTTTCCAGGACAAGACCTCCTCCCTAATCCAAATGAAAGCAATTTGCTTGAGTCACATTCCTTCTCAAACCTTTCAGGCCTAAATTCATATGGGTTCTTCCACAAAGTTGGATCGTGATGAATGGACCATGCATTAACCAACAAAATTGTGTTCTTTGGGAGATTATATCCTCCGATGGTACAATCTTCTGAAGACATATGTGGTGACCAAAGTGGAGCAGCAGGATGCAATCTTATCGTCTCGAAAAAGATGTTTAGAACATAAGGAAGTTTTGACATATCTGATTCTTCTACCAGATGATCTGATCCCACATGAGTGTCTAGCTCTTCTTTTGCTCTCTTTAAAACTTCTGGATGGTTCAATAAATTAGCCATTCCCCATTCTAAAGTCAAAGCTGACGTATCTGTTCCTGCAAGTAACATACTctgcaaaaataataacaatagtttatttcaattattagtttatcactctcaaaaataaaatagtgatttGCATGGACCAAAATAATTACCATGCAAAGTCCTTTGATAATTTGATCGCTGTATTGTTCAGGTTGTGTTCGTTGCTGAACTAAGAGCTGAGATATCATAGTATTGGTAGTCTTATTTGAAGCACGGATTTCGTCAATGAGTGATTGTAAGAATGCATCGATTCTCTTTCCAATATTCTTTAGCCTCTTCTCCAAATTATCTAAATCAAACCACCTCATGAAAGGCAAGAAATCTCCACGGTTGTTTACTCCTGCTAATGACACCATTTCTCTAAGGATGCCTCTAAATTCTTTGGCCTTCTC
Coding sequences:
- the LOC106764429 gene encoding cytochrome P450 81E8-like, with the protein product MALLYYGLVIVVFVYSLKVLFGSRKLRNLPPGPFAYPIVGNLLQLQQPFHRYFTRLSKKHGKVFSLWFGNRLVIVASDLPVVQECFTKNDTVLANRPHFLLGKHISYNNSTILHSCYGEHWRHLRRILSLEVVSTHRLNASYDIRRDELTKLLQKLARISRNDFTKVDLKSMVMETSLNTMMRLVSGKRFYGDDCDVSDVEKAKEFRGILREMVSLAGVNNRGDFLPFMRWFDLDNLEKRLKNIGKRIDAFLQSLIDEIRASNKTTNTMISQLLVQQRTQPEQYSDQIIKGLCMSMLLAGTDTSALTLEWGMANLLNHPEVLKRAKEELDTHVGSDHLVEESDMSKLPYVLNIFFETIRLHPAAPLWSPHMSSEDCTIGGYNLPKNTILLVNAWSIHHDPTLWKNPYEFRPERFEKECDSSKLLSFGLGRRSCPGNNLAQRSVGLALASLIQCFEWQRIGKEDIDMTEAKGITISRQNPLEVMCKARQIPAVTDLY